From Lucilia cuprina isolate Lc7/37 chromosome 4, ASM2204524v1, whole genome shotgun sequence:
GGCTAAATGTTAGTAAGTTGGAAATCCCATGGTGCCGGCACTGCTGTTATCCAAAGGTCACTGATGCATTTTTGTGGCATGATGACCCATGCTCAAACCCAAACCTAAATGATGATTATTGTGATGCTGTTGGGCTGCTTGACTGTGATTGTGATTACTATTTgaactattgttgttgttttgttgattGGCTTGACGTTGagagtttttcttgtttttcatgCGACGATTTTGGAACCAAATTTTAACCTAAACACGCGGaaagtaatttttgttaaatttttataattttgtagaaGATTATTTCGAATAAAAAACATACCTGTCTTtcggttaaatttaaatttctggcTAATTCCCATCGTTTTTGTTTGGACACGTAGGCATTGTACAAGAATTCTTTCTCTAGCTCTAAGGTTTGGAATTTCGAATAAGGTTTGCGCTTTTTTCTTACCGAAACCTGACCGGTCCATTCATGTAAAGCATTGGTGGGTGTACATGGTCCAACTGCACCGACAGATAAACCACCAGAACCAcctgcaaaattattaaaatataattaaataaatgaatataaaaaaattaggatctaatatataaaatttaggaAGTAAAGTTAggcatttataaacaatatacatacaaatctaAGAAAGTGTTATTAATAACTAATACGCAtcagttaattttaaatatatattttttattttctaataatacttgaatcaattaaaaattaaaaatactaactataaaatatttagtgtCAACTCAGCTCAATATATAGTAAAAAACTACTATTATACTTAGTATACAACTTTTTGAGTGCCCCACGATTAGTAAGTTAGTTCGATTGAGGGAATCAAACctaccacctccggtctaccagactagcaCACAAACCTACCGATTCTACacgattaaatattttttcttaatttttaaacattatttttaagattGCTCCTACTACAAgcaattttgatataaaattccCTTTAAATTAGTACAGTATTTACTGTAtcggtataaaaaatattacaaccaGCTGGtgttataaattcatttaacataattcataaaaaaacataaaattaataaaattaaaataatattattaaaaaaatatatttgttttaattagtattttcattcgaaataaaaatattaaaatttattttaaactagctgatatttagtttttaataaaacaagtcAACATTAGACTTTaagctatttaaaatttttaatactttttaaacgtttttatttttgtctctTGCATCgttccttcttttttttttcaatataataattattttatagcaAAACGTGACAAATCgttcataattttatatatgaatgaTTGTTCccacaaagaaaataaattatttgtgaaACTCGCGCCATTTTTTACCCACAACTTTTATTAAAGTCGCATTTGctggaaacaaaatttaaaaaggtgCTAATTGAATATTGCATGACAATTAACCATAAAACATTGTAATctgttgtaaatataaaatattattttttgctttttagcaTTTCAATGAATTCTTATGAATGTGAAGAAATGCAGACAgtgaagtttttaattaaatgcatgTGAGTAAGAAAACTTATGTAcatgcatataaatatatatatataaattttacaattgcTACTGAAAAAAAACCTACTGTGGAATCtcatgtatgtatatcaaaaaCACAATTCTGCTTAGCAAATACTGTtaagattattaaaatttttcaacattctAATGTAGAGTTTTGAATGTATAACTTACCTGTACTTGAATATGCTTCACTTGGATACGCTCGTAAACCACTGGGCGATGAATAAGTTGGCGTTTCATAGCTTGACTGTGAGGTTCCCTCTACCGATTGTCTGGCTGCAGCAGCAGCACTCACCGTTGCATGTCTATCATCGCTAGCACTCATGTAGGCCGCAGCTGCAGCGGATGTGGGTTGTTCGCGGTAATTCCAATAAGGCTGTAAAAAGTAAATGCATAATAtagcaaaatttaataaattatatttttaaacaatgaaattgaataatacgtatgtatattgcacgcgcattttattaaaatttaaaaaaatttttaatatttacctgAAATTGCGTTTCTGGATAACCATAGAATACAGGCTTACGATCTCTTTCTAAGTAGTATTGCGATGCATGATGATATTGCGCTGAACTGAAGCCATCACTTTCATACGGCCATGCCGGATGAGGATGCCGTTTAACGGCTGCACTGGCAGCGTCGGCTTCAAAACCTGGCCTTATCGCGGGTATATGCAATGGTGCTAATGAGAGAGACATAtctgaaataagaaaaatataaaaaatattatagttgTCAATTTAGAAGATTCATATAACTTCAATTTCTTTgaagaatataaaaacaatagaacttattttacattttaatgatattctgATCATTATGAAACTGATCCTTCAACATTGATCAGTATATATTAACTTTGGTAATGAGCAATGGAATCGATAAAAGTGATCCTCTAAGTATACATAAATATCTACATAAAATTGTTATCGGATCGTTTAAAAGAGGAagaaatgtgtttttgtatgtttttagaTGTACccttaataaatcaaaaaatttgtattattatctTATATAtcccttttaattttttaatttaaactatataattttttttaatttcattattaaattattttgactCGTTAGCAAGCATTAATTCAAGGTCCATCTTCGTaaccaaagaaaatatttgaataataaaaaataactgcagacattgaaataaaagtttaaaataaaaaaggggtTGCAGTTTTGACGATTGAATTTAATCATTGTATTGTATCATTGTATTTCAGCATTACAATTATTATacgtcaaaatatttatatctataaattgcaaaatatagttttaagtaatttatcattttaataaaaatacttttatatcatataattataaaattattgcttttttaattatatataattatctcTACATCGTTTCGTATAATATTTAGATTTGGGCTCTTTTGAACTTCATGACGATCTCAAGgtaaatatttaagatattattATGTCTCATTactattgttcaattcacaatcgatgttgtgcgttgtatgcgttgtatgtcagcagctgctataatagtcataacaatgttgttggtattttctatgccaaagttctatacaactcttacgacaattttttatatgtttttcgaatgtcgtaagaaaattcagtgttgtcatttgtttatttcatcATATACATcatggcataaaaaacgataaagtggtaacacagaaattacaaacaaacagctgtttaccaaaacaaaaatacaattttattaaaaactgtttatttattagttttaaatgtggaataatgaaaataatagaattttaaataaaaagaaattaatttggtttattttgctcgcttaattagtttaatattatttgttttttacttttgacattgtttgttttaatagtttttttattgtgaacataaacttatgacttgctacaaaaatctgttcacaatcacaaTCAGTGTAGTAacacactttagtagatacaacatacaacttgattgtgaattgaacatatgtttttaatttttttaactacacAGAGGGAAGAAACCGATAAAAAAGTGTCGAAATTAGTACAATCCGTTGCCGAAATTGAGATTATCATTTTTACAACCACCgttgtaattttgacaacgCATCGTTATCATTGCAACAACGCATTTTGATtacacttaaaattaaaaacactttggTATAAATTTTTTACCAAGCGTGAATAactttcaaacaattttttacctccgttggaaaaaaatatttttctatataaagtgtttttgtattttgaaaaatttgtttaaaaatatttttgatttctacaggacatttttaaatttaataaaaattttaaattataattggtatgaaaatttaaattgtaaaaaaaaatttttataaaattttaggcctcatttttaaaaaggaaacgtcaaacgttaaagaaaataaaaatcttgaTATTCGTTGAAACTCACCTGGAGGTTGGGAACTAACACTGGATGGGGAAACACTCGCCGCTGTCGGCGTAACAATTTGTGTTTGCCCGGACGCCACTGCtgtgttttgttgctgttgttgttgctgctgctgttgttgctgctgaatACTAGGAGCACTGGAGGGTACTGTATttgactgttgttgttgttgctgatgatgagGTGATGTTAAGTGCTGCTGAGGTTGTGGCGCAGGACCTGAAGGAGTTTCTGAGGGACTAAGACAACCAACGGGAGTAGTATCAACGTTATTGTGGGACTGTTGGCTActtgtttgctgttgttgttgatgcgGGAGATgtaattgctgttgttgctgctgctgttgttgttggacTATAGGAACAGGCGGGGGATCTTCATACATAACCGCATGAGTAGGTGTGGAATGTGTGGTTGGTTGTGTTGAGGATTGTTGTTgtgatgtttgttgttgttgcagtgaCGATTCCGTACCCAACAAAGAGGAGGCAGATGATGCATTCGATGATGCCAAACCCGCCGAGGAGGAATTATGNNNNNNNNNNNNNNNNNNNNNNNNNNNNNNNNNNNNNNNNNNNNNNNNNNNNNNNNNNNNNNNNNNNNNNNNNNNNNNNNNNNNNNNNNNNNNNNNNNNNtgtatgtatatttacattcGTACATATatagaacaaaaatgtttttctatagtTAGAAAATCATACGTCTCTGCATGtgtgtatacattttttatttttatgaaccaAATTATCAAATTACGTCAATGccaatgaatatatattttccgTTTACCTTACAATTTCGGGAAAACCAGCAATGCAATGAATGAGAAAAATTAAGCGATTAAAATTAATTGGAATTCCCGAATAATGTCCAATAgattaattattaaagaaataataaaacttttaatttttctttaatattaatttaacatttaatatggGTCAGATACATAAGTTTCTATTGTTTTGTAAAACTGTTGTCTTCATAATTCTCTtagaatttcaacaaaatttgtccataaacctttgataaatgtatttgtataaaattataaaattatgtttatgaataaggccttaaatattttcaacatcgaaaaactaataatattcagtagtttattaaagaaatgtttataagAACTAAACTGGCTATcaaaacaatttatcaaaggtttattaaacaaattttgtgtgaaaaattaTCTTATCTTGTTATAGATATAAAAtcctatttttataaattgttattttcataattttaaaacttgtttaacaaattaaatatgcATTTCCATTGTTGAATTGATATCTAGATGGAGCCACTGCAATTTCTTTTGTATTCATTTGGCTCCAAACCAAACAAATTGTACAATCAATATCGAGTATGAGATACGCTCATGTACACATACACATGCATGCATAATTATGGACACGAGCATGAACATTTTATCATtaggttaaaatataaaataaaattacaatgtTTTGTTGAACTAAGAAATACGTGTGTAAGTTTGTTACTGAGTATGCGCATAGagaattaatttgttaaatttaataaatttaagattttttcccTATGGTCTAtatgttgaaaataatataatacaaaatattattaggaagtcaacattctatagtctcttTAGTCAcaagtgttttaaaatttttgtatccATTGTATGCTTAAGCACTCTTTATATTCGTATTCGTGTCGTAATTCTCTTCAATTCACATGGAATCATAGATGGAGTCACACGTACAGTGTCTGTGTATACATGTGCCTTGTctaagagagaaattttctttgaaataaaaattattaatataaatttcatcCACCTTACACGCGAAACACTAAATATACTCACACTCCCAGTTCAACTTGTATCTCAATATTTTGTGGATACTTTTGAGCGCAGCAACTAGATACAAATTTTGATAGTTGAAGAAAAAAAGAGCGCTTGTGAGTTTAAACTAATCGCTACTACCACCACCAAAGAGCAGCACGTTATCAAACCCACGAACATACGTACGTGAACACTGAGAATTATTGatagaatatttttcaataagtttgttttgtttatatccATATTGGAGTATCTGTGTGTGCCTCCGCTTTCTAAAGATTTTCAAGAGTATCTTTGAGTACGTTTTGTTAGAAACAAACgagtttcttttcttttttcaattttctaaacTCTCCTGGCTGTGAGAAAAACAAACGTGACGAATTTTCCTTTATTCTAAGTGTTGTAAGTGCGCGCTTCTTGACTTTAGTTGAACGGACGTTTAACTAGTATCTGTGTGTATTTTCCGTCCGTCCGCCTGTGTGTATGAGTAGTGGATGGATGGTTGATTGGAATACGTTAATGAAATATTGTGTAGTTTGTGTTTTTAGTCGTGTGTGTGTATGAAGACATTTTCAGTTTGTGTATGCAGACAAAAGAATCTCTGTTGTCAGTGTAGATTTGTACTCCGCTGCGTACGGTACAAGGCACACGGCATACAAAATTCTAAACAATCATTTCTTATAATTGTGACAACTtaatacaaattcaaaataaaaaacaacacatactacagtaaaacaaaaaatcttattgTGTGCGCTACAAGCAAAAAacccaaaaacaaatttaattttgaaaatttaacattgaaaacggaaaaaagaaaatttccaattagaaaaaaaaattataaaaatcgtgAAGTGTGCCTCAAaggaaaacatattttaaattaaacattaaatcaCAGAATACAATAAATGtgcaataaaacttaaaaaaaaaaacaattaaaaattttttaaaactcgaAACATActcaaatatttctaaatttatgGTCTAtctgaaaatgaaattaagtactttagaaaattcgaaaaattaaaaaaagacaatttaacTAAATCAACATTGTgctttcttatttttaatttttactccCCCAATTCCCCATCACATTTGactgccttaaaaataaaacaacattaacaacaTAACCTGCCAATTCGCAACATGGAATACTACTTCTTGTGCTTTTCCCTCGTCATAAAACGAAcataaatttcgtttttatgGAACCGgcattttttgtgcaaaaaataaactgaaataattaaaaactactactacaataaaacaaaaactgtgtTAAATCATAACAAAACGTCATCATCGACatccaaacaaacaacaaaaaatattataaaaaattattatttgttttgatcgtaaaatggaattttatgacCCTTCAAAAtaccaccaacaacaaaaaaataataacaatacaacaaccaaatatcaataaaaacaaaataaaactaaacggcaaaactttttaaaaatcataaaaaactatttttaacaaaaattataaaaaattaacaatattataaaCACCCTGTGTTTGGAATTTCTCTTAAaccttttaatacaaaaatattttcaattttgatcgaaccatataaaacaattttatttgcaacGAATTTCTTTATTCGCAATAAACCAAATACTCTTTTTCTAAAAATCCACTCTACTCTTTTTGATTCTTATAAATGTTCTCTTAAAACCAAAAAACTAATTCAAACCACCACCAAAAATACGTTGTCGTGCTACACATGAACACTGTATGTGTGACTGAATGAAATGTGTTTAAATGTGTCCACTGCAAACCCTCTGGCGTACGTGAAACGTAtacaaataaacttattttaaataatttaattaaaaaaattaaaaaaaactctcgaaaaaacaaaaatcgttaCGTATTTGTTGGAAACTTTTAATCATTGTTTTCATTATCTCGTGTTATTTCACTAAATACTGCAACGcgttatataatattttttttttaaattattgattaCGCGCGTACGGTTTAATTTAAATCGCGTTCAAAATAACCGTAAATATTCCACCCCTCCCCCAAACCCCAACCATCCCGCTGGCGTGCGCTCTTTACGACCCCCACGATGTCTCGGCAGTCGGNNNNNNNNNNNNNNNNNNNNNNNNNNNNNNNNNNNNNNNNNNNNNNNNNNNNNNNNNNNNNNNNNNNNNNNNNNNNNNNNNNNNNNNNNNNNNNNNNNNNTTATATTTGTTTAGGTATTACGCAAATGGCTTTAGAGAAAACATGCCcactaattttcttttctaacaaatttctttaaagtttgACCCTGAATGGCGTTAACGATATTTGTCTAAAGGAAAAAGTCATTATTTACgatgtataatttttaactacCGTTTAAATGCACAAATAAATAAGTActgtatacatgtatgtaagtatatatacatatatatatgaatgtatacaTTCACAcatgtgtatatacatacacattacTGTAGATGAGCATGGACAaggaattttaatgttttattacctAAAGATGACttagttttaagatttctcTTTTTGCCTTCCTTGTCTTTTCATGCAAGCAACTCTTTATGCAGAGAATTTGAATTATTCTGTTTAAGTGAGCACTTCCTTCCTGttgtttgtttaagaaaaagcaAACAACAAGAAACATGGCATAATAAAATGTAACAACatggaaaaaaattcttatgaaTAATGATTCAATACCTGGCTACACGCAGGAAGACAGAAAATGtgtgaaaatcaaacaaatcaGGTCATAAACTTAATGACTTCTCAACTCTAAAACGTCTTTTCTTTATGCTCACGACATTATTGTTGTCGTGTAAGTGAGAGTATGCAAAAATTGTCACATTAAGGGAAACGGGAAAGAAACGTTAACCCTTTTTCATAGTAAGTTTAAAAGTCAGACATAAGACAGGATtctgaaaacaaaagaaattgaaCCCTTGGCGCCTGCATATAAAATTCCTGCTGtcaatgttttcattttgtataataaattttcttttataatacaataaatatgtacatacatttacgAACATTTCCCACTGTATGTTTTATGTAATTTGttgaattaagaaaatattacaacaaatcTAATGTCATTTCTACATTGTTATTGTTTCGGTTATTTGTCAATATTCTTTTCAATTTACAACTCTTAATATATTATATCCTTGCGTCTGTCGTCATCttttatttgcataattttttattttcctaaataaataatagctgctaattgtttaatttttatgttctcgagtttaaataaatatttgcttttgtcaTAAAATCTCAAACTCAAAGTTACGATCTTTAGTTGAGCATAAAACtgcatttatattttctttaaatttataaaatacttttgaacaattttattcttattttttgtcCATATTTTAAGATTCAATTTTATTAGATGAATTTCTTTTGGAAAATACGGGTAAATTGATgtcaaaaatagaaattatttttattgcctCGATCCCAATTTTAATGGAAAAGAAAAGTCATGAGGGTTATTAATTGTAACGCTTTGTGACACAATTAATTTGACTAATTGTTATTATCCTAAATATAAGTATTAACACAttgtatgaatataaaatacttaaaatattaagtgttTGGCCTTGAAGAAATGAAATGTCTATGTTTACTCTATTTTAACACATAATACTGAAAAAGCAAAATCTAATATTCC
This genomic window contains:
- the LOC111677200 gene encoding homeobox protein abdominal-B, which encodes MYEDPPPVPIVQQQQQQQQQQLHLPHQQQQQTSSQQSHNNVDTTPVGCLSPSETPSGPAPQPQQHLTSPHHQQQQQQSNTVPSSAPSIQQQQQQQQQQQQQNTAVASGQTQIVTPTAASVSPSSVSSQPPDMSLSLAPLHIPAIRPGFEADAASAAVKRHPHPAWPYESDGFSSAQYHHASQYYLERDRKPVFYGYPETQFQPYWNYREQPTSAAAAAYMSASDDRHATVSAAAAARQSVEGTSQSSYETPTYSSPSGLRAYPSEAYSSTGGSGGLSVGAVGPCTPTNALHEWTGQVSVRKKRKPYSKFQTLELEKEFLYNAYVSKQKRWELARNLNLTERQVKIWFQNRRMKNKKNSQRQANQQNNNNSSNSNHNHSQAAQQHHNNHHLGLGLSMGHHATKMHQ